One stretch of Amycolatopsis sp. NBC_00345 DNA includes these proteins:
- a CDS encoding HAD family hydrolase, with amino-acid sequence MTNWIVFDYGEVLSTRTTAVPKLAATMGVAVEAFEAAYWAERDPYDRGLGDLEYWTALGKRVGAKVDEALSDELTGIDVAGWSNLAPSSLELLESLSEAGANLALLSNAPAAFGRWVREQEWARVFRETLFSGDVQCAKPDPEIFRILLDKLGAEPADCLFFDDRQSNVDGARAVGIQAHLWDGAEAARAALS; translated from the coding sequence ATGACGAACTGGATCGTGTTCGACTACGGCGAGGTGCTCTCCACGCGTACCACGGCCGTGCCGAAGCTGGCGGCGACGATGGGCGTCGCGGTGGAGGCGTTCGAGGCCGCGTACTGGGCCGAGCGTGACCCGTACGACCGCGGCTTGGGCGACCTCGAATACTGGACGGCCCTCGGCAAGCGCGTCGGCGCGAAGGTGGACGAAGCGCTGTCGGACGAGCTGACCGGCATCGACGTGGCGGGCTGGTCGAACCTGGCGCCGTCGTCGCTGGAGCTGCTGGAGTCACTGTCGGAAGCGGGCGCGAACCTGGCGCTGCTCTCGAACGCGCCCGCGGCGTTCGGCCGCTGGGTGCGTGAACAGGAGTGGGCCCGGGTGTTCCGCGAGACGCTGTTCTCCGGCGACGTCCAGTGCGCGAAGCCGGACCCGGAGATCTTCCGCATCCTGCTGGACAAGCTCGGCGCCGAGCCGGCGGACTGCCTGTTCTTCGACGACCGTCAGTCCAATGTGGATGGTGCGAGGGCGGTCGGCATCCAGGCGCACCTGTGGGACGGCGCCGAGGCCGCCCGCGCCGCCCTGAGCTGA
- a CDS encoding PE domain-containing protein, protein MPGSSPLSDLASSVPAAPGVADIIVAPGKLLDVARVVEEQVSALEDKLLTRLGELRIDTPSADAVSVNATAAWNTVVAEGDHSYVAQVREYVANLHQLVAQLRDAAKNYQASDADKAAAFGDRGAHGIH, encoded by the coding sequence ATGCCAGGAAGCAGTCCGCTGTCCGACCTCGCGTCGTCCGTCCCGGCGGCGCCGGGGGTCGCGGACATCATTGTGGCGCCAGGGAAGCTGCTGGACGTCGCGCGCGTGGTCGAAGAGCAGGTCAGCGCGCTGGAGGACAAGCTGCTGACGCGCCTCGGCGAGCTGCGGATCGACACGCCGTCGGCCGACGCGGTGAGTGTGAACGCCACCGCGGCGTGGAACACCGTGGTCGCCGAGGGCGATCACTCGTACGTCGCGCAGGTGCGCGAGTACGTCGCCAACCTGCACCAGCTCGTCGCCCAGTTGCGTGACGCGGCCAAGAACTACCAGGCCAGCGACGCGGACAAGGCCGCGGCGTTCGGGGACCGCGGTGCCCACGGCATCCACTAA
- a CDS encoding aminotransferase class I/II-fold pyridoxal phosphate-dependent enzyme, giving the protein MVDIADFAGPAQRSGVPPFHVMDVLSVAQARQRSHGDLVSLAAGQPSAPAPAAVRQAAADALGRHHLGYTEQLGLPELREAVAGHYRRTYDLDVSAQEVVMTTGSSGGFLLSFLSAFDAGARVAMARPGYPAYRNLLNVLGCEVVEFETGPETNFQPTVALLDQLGPLDGLIVASPSNPTGTVLAPGELAAISGWCSSHGVQLISDEIYHGISFGGGLDCAWQYGREALVLGSFSKYFAMTGWRLGWMLAPRRLHRAIDVLTGNFTICPPALAQYAAVAAFTPEAYAEADAHVEHYRRNRDRLFAGLKSIGIERLAPAEGAFYAYADVSEYTSDSLSWCQRLLADTGVAIAPGIDFDPVDGGRYVRFSFAGAAEDIDECVRRLGRWLP; this is encoded by the coding sequence ATGGTCGACATCGCAGACTTCGCCGGCCCCGCACAACGCTCCGGTGTGCCGCCCTTCCACGTGATGGACGTGCTGTCCGTGGCGCAGGCCCGGCAGCGCAGCCACGGCGATCTCGTCTCGCTCGCGGCGGGGCAGCCGTCCGCTCCCGCGCCGGCGGCGGTCCGGCAGGCGGCGGCCGACGCGCTGGGCCGCCACCACCTCGGCTACACCGAGCAGCTCGGCCTCCCCGAGCTGCGGGAGGCCGTCGCGGGGCACTACCGGCGGACCTACGACCTGGACGTCAGCGCGCAGGAAGTCGTGATGACCACCGGGTCGTCCGGCGGGTTCCTGCTCTCGTTCCTCAGCGCGTTCGACGCCGGCGCGCGGGTCGCGATGGCGCGGCCCGGCTACCCCGCCTACCGGAACCTGCTGAACGTGCTCGGCTGCGAGGTCGTCGAGTTCGAGACCGGGCCGGAGACGAACTTCCAGCCCACCGTGGCGCTGCTGGACCAGCTCGGGCCGCTGGACGGGCTGATCGTCGCGAGCCCCAGCAACCCCACCGGCACCGTGCTGGCGCCGGGCGAGCTGGCGGCCATCAGCGGCTGGTGCTCTTCGCACGGGGTCCAGCTGATCAGCGACGAGATCTACCACGGCATCTCGTTCGGCGGCGGCCTCGACTGCGCCTGGCAGTACGGCCGCGAGGCGCTGGTGCTCGGCTCGTTCTCGAAGTACTTCGCGATGACCGGCTGGCGGCTCGGCTGGATGCTCGCGCCGCGGCGGCTGCACCGCGCGATCGACGTCCTGACCGGCAACTTCACCATCTGCCCGCCCGCGCTGGCGCAATACGCGGCCGTCGCGGCGTTCACGCCGGAGGCGTACGCGGAGGCCGACGCGCACGTCGAGCACTACCGCCGCAACCGGGACCGGCTCTTCGCCGGGCTGAAGAGCATCGGCATCGAGCGGCTCGCACCCGCCGAAGGCGCCTTCTACGCGTACGCCGACGTCTCCGAGTACACCTCCGACAGCCTCAGCTGGTGTCAGCGCCTGCTCGCCGACACGGGGGTCGCGATCGCGCCCGGAATCGACTTCGACCCGGTGGACGGTGGCCGTTACGTGCGGTTTTCCTTCGCCGGGGCGGCCGAGGACATCGACGAATGCGTGCGCCGCCTGGGCCGCTGGTTGCCGTGA
- a CDS encoding transglycosylase SLT domain-containing protein, producing the protein MTGDGAGTPDNWNAFMEKVDKIRKVNLVPIQTAADQFKTAAGDAADHSASLKASTKALDGGVWSGSSADQFFQYVGSLQTAGEKVHAHLTDVSTDLATLHTNLDTIQKSVNNEKLPGAENAVNARNAQAQKDMNAANAAAKTAADEKKPVPSPNADEIKAKAKTDINTITTQWDGEVAGLLSQADTMLNNSKTLMQTQIEGGYDKVPLPAGDGTVPQSTGGIHSNGASHHHSGGGGAGGGGGAGGGGLGPSGGPPSSPPPGNVQQWIEEAIKELQAAGVNVTDADIPNIWAIIQHESGGNPNAINNWDSNAAAGHPSKGLMQCIDSTFNSNKLPGHDNIYSPVDNIIAGVQYSIHRYGSIGNVPGLQAMSHGGAYRGY; encoded by the coding sequence TTGACCGGGGACGGGGCGGGGACGCCGGACAACTGGAACGCCTTCATGGAGAAGGTCGACAAGATCCGGAAGGTCAACCTGGTGCCCATCCAGACCGCGGCCGACCAGTTCAAGACTGCCGCCGGTGACGCGGCTGACCATTCAGCTTCGCTCAAAGCGTCGACGAAGGCGCTTGACGGCGGTGTCTGGTCCGGGTCTTCGGCCGACCAGTTCTTCCAGTACGTCGGTTCGTTGCAGACCGCGGGCGAAAAGGTGCACGCCCACCTGACGGACGTCAGTACCGACCTGGCGACCCTGCACACGAACCTGGACACCATCCAGAAAAGTGTGAACAACGAAAAGCTGCCCGGCGCCGAGAATGCGGTGAACGCGCGCAACGCGCAGGCGCAAAAGGACATGAACGCGGCCAACGCCGCTGCCAAGACCGCGGCCGACGAAAAGAAGCCCGTGCCCAGTCCGAACGCCGACGAGATCAAGGCCAAGGCGAAGACCGACATCAACACCATCACGACGCAGTGGGACGGAGAGGTCGCGGGCCTCCTCTCGCAGGCGGACACGATGCTCAACAACTCGAAAACCTTGATGCAGACCCAGATCGAGGGCGGTTACGACAAGGTTCCCCTTCCGGCCGGCGACGGCACCGTCCCGCAGAGCACCGGGGGCATCCACAGCAACGGCGCGTCCCACCACCACAGCGGCGGTGGCGGCGCCGGGGGTGGCGGAGGTGCCGGCGGGGGCGGCCTCGGCCCCAGTGGCGGCCCGCCGTCCTCCCCGCCGCCCGGGAACGTGCAGCAGTGGATCGAGGAAGCGATCAAGGAGCTGCAGGCCGCCGGCGTGAACGTCACCGACGCCGACATCCCCAACATCTGGGCGATCATCCAGCACGAGTCCGGCGGTAACCCCAACGCGATAAACAACTGGGATTCCAATGCGGCCGCCGGCCACCCGTCCAAGGGCCTGATGCAGTGCATCGACTCGACGTTCAACTCGAACAAGCTGCCGGGGCACGACAACATCTACAGCCCGGTCGACAACATCATCGCCGGGGTGCAGTACTCGATCCACCGCTACGGCTCGATCGGGAACGTGCCCGGCCTGCAGGCGATGTCGCACGGCGGCGCCTACCGCGGGTACTGA
- a CDS encoding glycerophosphodiester phosphodiesterase: MKRNRVGVLVLSGLALLGVAGLAIGPAAAGEPAAPGAVAQGRGHDDPVIIGHRGAPGYRPEHTLASYELAFRMGVSYVDVDLVPTKDGQLVARHEPEIGGTTDVADHPEFASRKKTEVIDGAPLTGWFTEDFTLAELKTLRAKERIPENRPNNQLYNGRFEVPTYQEVLDLTRRLGRELHRTLGTYPEVKHSTHFQQIGNPVEPKLVSILNRNGLNRPDAPVAIQSFEVSNLIALHKQVRAPLLQLTSATGAPADFVASGDKRTYADLVTPAGLREVAKYAKYLGPDKSQVIPLDSAGNLGKPSSLVADAHRAGLKVQPYTFRNENPFLPANLRSSSSPTAFGNVFAEEAAFLKAGVDGFFADQSDTALESLHDFLGR; encoded by the coding sequence ATGAAGCGCAACCGTGTGGGTGTACTCGTACTGTCCGGACTCGCCCTGCTCGGCGTCGCAGGCCTGGCGATCGGCCCCGCCGCGGCGGGCGAGCCGGCCGCACCGGGTGCGGTGGCCCAGGGCCGCGGGCACGATGACCCCGTGATCATCGGCCACCGGGGCGCGCCCGGCTACCGCCCCGAGCACACGCTCGCCTCCTACGAGCTCGCCTTCCGGATGGGCGTCAGTTACGTCGACGTCGACCTCGTGCCGACGAAGGACGGCCAGCTCGTCGCCCGGCACGAGCCGGAGATCGGCGGCACCACCGACGTCGCCGACCACCCCGAGTTCGCCTCGCGCAAGAAGACCGAGGTGATCGACGGCGCCCCGCTGACCGGGTGGTTCACCGAGGACTTCACGCTGGCGGAGCTGAAGACGCTGCGCGCGAAGGAGCGGATCCCGGAGAACCGGCCCAACAACCAGCTGTACAACGGGCGGTTCGAGGTGCCGACCTACCAGGAGGTGCTGGACCTGACCCGGCGGCTCGGCCGCGAGCTGCACCGGACGCTGGGCACCTACCCCGAGGTCAAGCACTCGACGCACTTCCAGCAGATCGGCAACCCGGTCGAGCCGAAGCTGGTGTCGATCCTGAACCGCAACGGGCTGAACCGGCCGGACGCGCCGGTGGCGATCCAGTCGTTCGAGGTGTCGAACCTGATCGCGCTGCACAAGCAGGTGCGGGCGCCGCTGCTGCAGCTGACCTCGGCGACGGGCGCGCCGGCCGACTTCGTCGCCTCCGGTGACAAGCGCACGTACGCCGACCTCGTGACGCCCGCGGGCCTGCGTGAGGTCGCGAAGTACGCGAAGTACCTGGGGCCGGACAAGTCGCAGGTGATCCCGCTCGACTCCGCCGGGAACCTGGGCAAGCCGAGTTCGCTGGTCGCCGACGCGCACCGGGCGGGCCTGAAGGTGCAGCCCTACACCTTCCGCAACGAGAACCCGTTCCTGCCGGCGAACCTGCGCTCGTCGAGCAGCCCCACCGCGTTCGGCAACGTGTTCGCCGAGGAGGCCGCGTTCCTGAAGGCCGGCGTCGACGGGTTCTTCGCGGACCAGTCGGACACGGCGCTGGAGTCACTGCACGACTTCCTCGGCCGCTGA
- a CDS encoding ESX secretion-associated protein EspG, with protein sequence MSLVLSALEFDVLWESLALPRRPAALGVPSPGRTHSERAELVDSAWSSLASRRLARGRRASGELIDQLHLLARPQYAVDVWVWAEREIHGRAVSLGSQAVLAVVDSDQVWLIPAREGALAEAAVPVAGDLAPGVGQSISVPHDLLVAADAKAQGDPKSLVTALEDRGLALWEAQELAGMLMGQEARGQFCAERTLRDGTVRRSPGVAAFYDTDAGRYLFQLAADPDGRPWATVTPADNALLVERVRELQAEL encoded by the coding sequence GTGAGCCTGGTGCTGTCCGCGCTTGAGTTCGATGTGTTGTGGGAGTCGCTGGCGCTGCCCCGGCGCCCGGCCGCGCTGGGCGTGCCGTCGCCGGGGCGGACGCACTCCGAGCGGGCCGAGCTGGTCGACTCGGCGTGGTCGTCGCTGGCCTCGCGGCGGTTGGCGCGCGGCCGTCGCGCGTCGGGTGAGCTGATCGACCAGCTGCACCTGCTGGCGCGTCCGCAGTACGCGGTGGACGTGTGGGTGTGGGCCGAGCGGGAGATCCACGGGCGCGCGGTGAGCCTGGGCAGCCAGGCCGTGCTGGCCGTCGTGGACTCCGACCAGGTCTGGCTGATCCCCGCGCGCGAGGGCGCGCTGGCCGAGGCCGCCGTCCCCGTGGCGGGCGACCTGGCCCCGGGCGTCGGCCAGTCCATCTCCGTCCCCCACGACCTGCTGGTCGCCGCCGACGCCAAAGCCCAGGGCGACCCGAAGTCCCTGGTCACGGCGCTGGAGGACCGTGGCCTGGCGCTGTGGGAGGCGCAGGAGCTGGCCGGCATGCTGATGGGCCAGGAAGCCCGCGGCCAGTTCTGCGCGGAACGCACTCTCCGCGACGGCACCGTCCGTCGATCGCCGGGAGTGGCGGCCTTCTACGACACCGACGCGGGCCGCTACCTCTTCCAACTCGCCGCCGACCCCGACGGCCGGCCATGGGCGACGGTGACGCCTGCGGACAACGCGCTGTTGGTGGAACGGGTGCGGGAGTTACAGGCGGAGCTGTGA
- the purD gene encoding phosphoribosylamine--glycine ligase, translating into MRVLVIGSGAREHALVLAVSGDPAVTALACAPGNAGTAAVAEQMGVEAAEPEAVAALAKEWKADLVVVGPEVPLVAGVADAVRKAGIACFGPSATAARIEGSKAFAKDVMAAAEVPTARSEVVDTPARLDAALNRFGPTWVVKDDGLAAGKGVVVTEDIEVARKHALMLLDGGHPVLLESFLDGPEASLFCFVDGRTVVPLLPAQDFKRLGDDDKGPNTGGMGAYAPLPWAPENLVAEVVEKVVQPVVDELDARGATFSGLLYAGLALTSQGPQVIEFNCRFGDPETQVVLALLRSPLAALLHATATGKLAEHPPLEWSGGAAVTVVIAADGYPGKPRTGDVISGGEFEGVLHAGTRRRDDGAVVSSGGRVLSVVGTGKSLKSARKHAYETVDRVRLAGSHHRTDIALKAASGEVDAPVGA; encoded by the coding sequence GTGCGCGTACTGGTAATCGGGTCCGGCGCCCGTGAGCATGCACTCGTCCTCGCGGTGTCCGGCGATCCCGCCGTCACCGCGCTCGCCTGCGCGCCCGGCAATGCCGGTACCGCCGCGGTCGCCGAGCAGATGGGTGTCGAAGCGGCCGAGCCCGAGGCGGTCGCCGCCCTGGCCAAGGAATGGAAGGCCGACCTCGTGGTGGTCGGCCCCGAGGTGCCGCTGGTCGCGGGCGTCGCGGACGCGGTGCGCAAGGCCGGCATCGCCTGCTTCGGCCCGTCGGCGACGGCGGCCCGGATCGAGGGCTCGAAGGCGTTCGCCAAGGACGTGATGGCCGCCGCCGAGGTGCCCACCGCGCGCAGCGAAGTCGTCGACACCCCGGCTCGTCTCGACGCCGCGCTCAACCGCTTCGGCCCCACCTGGGTGGTGAAGGACGACGGGCTGGCCGCGGGCAAGGGCGTGGTCGTCACCGAGGACATCGAGGTGGCGCGCAAGCACGCGCTGATGCTGCTCGACGGCGGCCACCCGGTGCTACTGGAGTCCTTTTTGGACGGGCCTGAGGCCTCGCTGTTCTGCTTCGTCGACGGCCGCACCGTCGTGCCGCTGCTGCCGGCGCAGGACTTCAAGCGTCTCGGCGACGACGACAAGGGGCCGAACACCGGCGGCATGGGTGCGTACGCGCCGCTGCCGTGGGCCCCGGAAAACCTCGTGGCCGAGGTCGTCGAGAAGGTCGTGCAGCCCGTGGTCGACGAGCTCGACGCGCGCGGCGCCACGTTCTCCGGCCTGCTCTACGCGGGCCTGGCGCTGACCTCGCAAGGCCCGCAGGTGATCGAGTTCAACTGCCGCTTCGGCGACCCGGAGACGCAGGTCGTGCTGGCCCTGCTGCGCTCGCCGCTCGCGGCGCTGCTGCACGCCACGGCCACCGGCAAGCTCGCCGAGCACCCGCCGCTGGAGTGGTCGGGCGGCGCGGCGGTCACCGTCGTGATCGCGGCCGACGGCTACCCCGGCAAACCGCGCACCGGCGACGTGATCAGCGGCGGTGAGTTCGAAGGCGTGCTGCACGCCGGCACGCGGCGCCGTGACGACGGCGCGGTGGTCTCCTCCGGCGGGCGCGTGCTCTCCGTGGTCGGCACCGGCAAGTCGCTGAAGTCGGCGCGCAAGCATGCGTACGAGACGGTGGACCGCGTGCGCCTGGCCGGCTCGCACCACCGCACCGACATCGCGCTGAAGGCCGCGAGCGGCGAGGTCGACGCGCCCGTCGGCGCCTGA
- a CDS encoding threonine aldolase family protein, whose protein sequence is MTWTPQPLDFRSDTVTRPDEVMRRAMAEAEVDDNVIGHDPTIAELEQRAAQVLGMPAALWTPSGTMANLIALSLHLERGDRFLAMRGAHVLTNELGSAAWLAGGMPDILEHDAGPGRCTPDALSAAISPQGPYYALRTKLLCLENTHNAAGGAVTPPDEHAQLLSVAKQAGLTVHLDGARIWHAAVALEVPPAALTVGVDSVSACFSKGLGAPVGSVVAGSVEFVERARRMRQMLGGGVRQGGVLAAACLVALGRVDELAESHELARRLATGLAEHGWGVETPDTNIVLADVPDLRTALEWLDSLGIRTGPMAGKVRFVTHRDLSAADVEEALRRIKTGV, encoded by the coding sequence GTGACCTGGACCCCGCAGCCACTCGACTTCCGCTCCGACACCGTCACCCGCCCGGACGAGGTCATGCGCCGGGCGATGGCCGAGGCCGAGGTCGACGACAACGTGATCGGCCACGACCCCACCATCGCGGAGCTGGAGCAGCGCGCCGCCCAGGTGCTCGGCATGCCGGCCGCGCTGTGGACGCCCAGCGGGACGATGGCGAACCTGATCGCGCTGAGCCTCCACCTCGAACGCGGCGACCGCTTCCTCGCGATGCGCGGCGCCCACGTGCTCACCAACGAGCTGGGCTCGGCCGCCTGGCTGGCCGGCGGCATGCCGGACATCCTGGAGCACGACGCCGGCCCCGGCCGCTGCACGCCGGACGCGCTGTCGGCCGCGATCAGCCCCCAAGGCCCGTACTACGCGCTCCGGACCAAGCTGCTGTGCCTGGAGAACACCCACAACGCGGCCGGCGGCGCGGTCACCCCGCCCGACGAGCACGCGCAGCTGCTGTCCGTCGCGAAGCAGGCCGGGCTCACCGTGCACCTCGACGGCGCGCGGATCTGGCACGCGGCCGTGGCACTGGAGGTGCCGCCCGCGGCGCTGACCGTCGGCGTCGACAGCGTTTCGGCGTGCTTCAGCAAGGGCCTCGGCGCGCCGGTCGGCTCGGTCGTCGCGGGCAGCGTCGAGTTCGTGGAGCGCGCCCGGCGGATGCGGCAGATGCTCGGCGGCGGCGTCCGCCAGGGCGGGGTGCTCGCCGCGGCCTGCCTGGTCGCGCTGGGCCGCGTCGACGAGCTGGCCGAGAGCCACGAACTGGCGCGGCGGCTGGCCACCGGGCTGGCCGAGCACGGCTGGGGCGTCGAGACGCCGGACACCAACATCGTGCTCGCCGACGTCCCGGACCTGCGCACGGCGCTGGAATGGCTCGACTCGCTCGGCATCCGGACCGGCCCGATGGCGGGCAAGGTGCGGTTCGTGACGCACCGGGACCTCTCGGCCGCCGACGTCGAAGAAGCGTTGCGCCGCATCAAGACCGGCGTCTGA
- a CDS encoding serine hydrolase domain-containing protein, translating into MDFGEEFDRLAKETQFSGVALASRGEETVLSSAHGMAHRGYAVSNTVDTRFAIASGTKGFTALVIVSLIVEGLLSLGTRVRTLLGADLPLIDDGVTVEHLLAHRSGIGDYYDEDAEPPPRPQELSGPAGYLRALGGFPQQFPPGERFAYNNGGYAVLAVVAARAANEPFERLVRERVCAPAGMADTAFLRSDELPGRTATGYLENGRTNVFSLPVVGTGDGGIFSTAPDFRAFWPALAAGRIVPREWVARMTAVHSASTGTRQEYRYGLGFWLPARGDTVMLEGYDYGVSFRSTYRPSSGLSCTVLSNTSEGAWPMAARLEELPAPAPPADS; encoded by the coding sequence ATGGATTTCGGGGAGGAGTTCGACCGGCTGGCGAAGGAGACGCAGTTTTCCGGCGTCGCACTGGCCAGTCGCGGAGAAGAGACGGTGCTCTCGAGCGCGCACGGAATGGCGCACCGGGGGTACGCGGTATCGAACACGGTGGACACCAGGTTCGCGATCGCCAGCGGCACCAAGGGTTTCACGGCGCTGGTGATCGTGAGCCTGATCGTCGAAGGGCTGCTTTCGCTCGGCACCCGGGTGCGCACCCTGCTGGGCGCGGACCTGCCGCTGATCGACGACGGCGTCACGGTGGAGCACCTGCTGGCGCACCGGTCCGGCATCGGCGACTACTACGACGAGGACGCGGAGCCGCCGCCGCGGCCACAGGAGCTGTCGGGGCCGGCGGGCTACTTGCGCGCGCTCGGCGGCTTCCCGCAACAGTTTCCGCCGGGCGAGCGGTTCGCCTACAACAACGGTGGTTACGCCGTGCTGGCGGTCGTCGCCGCGCGGGCCGCGAACGAACCGTTCGAGCGGCTGGTGCGCGAGCGGGTGTGCGCACCAGCCGGAATGGCGGACACGGCGTTCCTGCGTTCGGACGAGCTGCCAGGGCGCACCGCGACCGGGTACCTGGAGAACGGGCGGACGAACGTGTTCAGCCTGCCGGTCGTCGGCACCGGCGACGGCGGCATCTTCTCGACGGCGCCGGACTTCCGCGCCTTCTGGCCGGCGCTGGCGGCGGGCCGGATCGTGCCGCGCGAGTGGGTGGCGCGGATGACGGCCGTGCACAGCGCGTCGACCGGAACCCGGCAGGAATACCGGTACGGGCTGGGTTTCTGGCTGCCCGCCCGCGGCGACACGGTGATGCTGGAGGGGTACGACTACGGCGTCTCGTTCCGGAGCACGTACCGGCCGTCGAGCGGGCTGAGCTGCACCGTCCTGTCGAACACCTCGGAGGGCGCTTGGCCGATGGCCGCGCGGCTGGAAGAGCTGCCCGCGCCGGCGCCGCCCGCCGATTCTTGA
- a CDS encoding NPP1 family protein, whose product MAVAFPAAALADPPPALPGNATDLEKNFQPAFDYDKDGCYPTPAIGPDGTIAPGLALGGDVNGNCRDESDLDNTNSYSRTKCNNDWCASMYTLYFEKDQAALGLGSAGHRNDWEHVVVWVKDNQVQYVSTSQHGGFAVHPASEMFFEGSHPKVVYHKDGASTHCFRAANSNDDPPENHKGAWQYPTLVGWDGYPAGLRDKLVAADFGSATFGIKDDQFNGNLGKAKPSGIPFDENA is encoded by the coding sequence ATGGCGGTGGCGTTCCCGGCCGCCGCGCTGGCCGACCCGCCGCCGGCGCTGCCCGGCAACGCCACCGATCTCGAGAAGAACTTCCAGCCGGCCTTCGACTACGACAAGGACGGCTGCTACCCGACGCCCGCCATCGGGCCGGACGGCACCATCGCGCCCGGGCTCGCGCTGGGCGGTGACGTCAACGGCAACTGCCGCGACGAGTCGGACCTCGACAACACCAACTCGTACTCGCGCACCAAGTGCAACAACGACTGGTGCGCCTCGATGTACACGCTCTACTTCGAGAAGGACCAGGCCGCGCTCGGCCTCGGCAGCGCCGGGCACCGCAACGACTGGGAGCACGTTGTGGTGTGGGTCAAGGACAATCAGGTCCAGTACGTTTCGACGTCGCAGCACGGCGGGTTCGCCGTGCACCCCGCGTCGGAGATGTTCTTCGAAGGCTCGCACCCGAAGGTCGTCTACCACAAGGACGGCGCGTCAACGCACTGCTTCCGCGCCGCCAACTCCAACGACGACCCGCCGGAGAACCACAAGGGCGCCTGGCAGTACCCGACGCTCGTCGGCTGGGACGGCTACCCCGCCGGCCTGCGCGACAAGCTCGTGGCGGCCGACTTCGGCAGCGCCACCTTCGGCATCAAGGACGACCAGTTCAACGGCAACCTCGGCAAGGCGAAGCCGAGCGGCATCCCGTTCGACGAGAACGCCTGA
- a CDS encoding DUF3558 domain-containing protein, translated as MPTASTKRLVAAALLFGFGAAGCSSGDPGTAYPVETAASAMSQAAKASDLPQRPAELSFAGLDPCDLLAQVQLDELQVTGVPRKAADPQDGPTCVFDVGTTAPFHAYHLRTVSADVQEWLTGARRKNSMTTAPVTVGGYPAITNYRAAGTPSDCETLVGVAKGQTLAAQAFAVTAGADNQQQLCDMSTHAAELALQNLKSRS; from the coding sequence GTGCCCACGGCATCCACTAAGCGGCTGGTCGCGGCGGCCCTGCTCTTCGGTTTCGGCGCGGCCGGCTGCTCCTCCGGCGACCCCGGCACGGCGTACCCGGTGGAGACGGCCGCGAGCGCGATGTCGCAGGCGGCGAAGGCCTCCGACCTGCCCCAGCGGCCCGCCGAGCTGTCCTTCGCCGGGCTCGACCCGTGCGACCTGCTCGCCCAGGTCCAGCTCGACGAGCTGCAGGTCACCGGCGTCCCGCGCAAGGCCGCCGACCCGCAGGACGGGCCGACCTGCGTGTTCGACGTCGGCACGACCGCGCCGTTCCACGCCTACCACCTGCGGACCGTCAGCGCCGACGTGCAGGAGTGGCTCACCGGGGCGCGGCGGAAGAACAGCATGACCACGGCGCCGGTGACGGTCGGCGGCTATCCGGCGATCACGAACTACCGCGCGGCGGGCACGCCTTCGGACTGCGAGACGCTGGTCGGCGTCGCGAAGGGGCAGACCCTGGCCGCGCAAGCGTTTGCGGTCACCGCCGGCGCGGACAATCAGCAGCAGCTGTGCGACATGTCGACCCACGCCGCCGAACTGGCGTTACAGAACCTGAAGTCACGGAGCTAG